A single region of the Mercenaria mercenaria strain notata chromosome 6, MADL_Memer_1, whole genome shotgun sequence genome encodes:
- the LOC123549183 gene encoding ribosome biogenesis protein bop1-like, which translates to MMSTKRKNQPASLEQEAFDSGADLFVNEPADDSESDIEDADTTDSSDSDSSVYSGLGEDEEDSSASDGEIDIDDDSDGDDDDDDDDDSDDDDVEFTGETDKGKGKSKDQIKDILNKKNNEKTRKKSQSLSDSGKAEVKIEQEDNTDVKQEEDSVKETDEYKEDSSDEEDIRNTVGNIPMEWYKNYKHIGYDVEGRKLVKPEQGDQLDDFLDKVDDPNYWRTVHNKLTGQKIVLSKDDLQLVQNLQKKQHPTQSTDEQYQAWVDWFSSEVMIHPLSNQPEHKRSFIPSKWERLKVGQMVHALKMGWMKPSKSKEEKDKEEEEDEPNFYMIWKDDEETEISKRYRQHIPAPKLSLPGHAESYNPPPEYIFTKEEEEKWKEQEPEERRMNFIPQKFSSLRNVPAFRRFINERFERCLDLYLCPRQKKVRMSVNPEDLIPKLPKPKDLQPFPTTQSIIYKGHTGLVRSISVDPSGQWLVSGSDDSTIRVWEVATGRCMKTLHVEGRITCLAWNPNPAVCLVACTLEKTVIIFNPGMGDKLQLTNTDNMLNSYIKQEDTHDSKVPVSWSVYEGKEYADGYRLKLSHGFEVSQVTWHGKGDYFATVMPNGQSKSVLIHQLSRRRSQNPFSKSKGIVQCVRFHPVRPFLFVATQRYVRVYNLLKQEMSKKLVTNCKWVSSMAVHADGDNVIIGGYDSRLSWFDLDLSTKPYQTLKHHKKAIRQVCYHKRYPLFASASDDCSLIVCHGMVYNDLLQNPLIVPVKVLKGHTAEKDVGILDCVFHPLQPWIFSAGADATIRLYT; encoded by the exons ATGATGTCAACAAAACGGAAAAATCAACCCGCATCATTAGAGCAAGAGGCTTTTGACAGTGGG GCTGACTTGTTTGTTAATGAGCCTGCAGATGACAGTGAGTCTGATATAGAAGATGCTGATACAACCGACTCCAGTGACTCGGACTCCAGTGTGTACTCAGGTCTTGGAGAGGATGAGGAAGATTCTTCT GCTTCAGATGGAGAGATAGATATTGATGATGAcagtgatggtgatgatgatgacgatgatgatgatgacagtgatgatgatgatgtcgaGTTTACAGGAGAGACAGATAAAGGCAAAGGAAAGTCAAAAGACCAAATTAAAGACATtctaaataagaaaaataatgaaaagaccAGAAAGAAATCACAATCTTTGTCAGACTCGGGTAAAGCAGAAGTAAAAATTGAACAAGAGGATAACACTGATGTGAAACAGGAAGAAGACAGTGTCAAAGAAACAGACGAATACAAAGAAGATTCATCTGACGAAGAG GATATCAGGAACACGGTTGGTAACATACCTATGGAATGGTACAAGAATTACAAGCATATTGGGTATGATGTGGAAGGTCGTAAACTTGTAAAGCCAGAACAAGGGGACCAGCTTGATGACTTCTTGGATAAAGTGGATGATCCAAACTACTG GCGAACTGTACATAACAAATTAACGGGACAGAAAATAGTGCTCAGCAAGGATGATTTACAGCTGGTACAGAACTTGCAGAAGAAACAGCACCCGACACAATCTACAGACGAGCAATATCAG gCATGGGTTGACTGGTTCTCAAGTGAGGTGATGATCCATCCATTGTCCAACCAGCCTGAACACAAGAGAAGTTTTATACCTTCAAAATGGGAGAGATTAAAA GTAGGTCAGATGGTCCATGCGCTGAAGATGGGATGGATGAAGCCATCAAAGTCAAAGGAAGAGAAAGACAAGGAAGAAGAGGAGGATGAACCAAATTTCTACATGATCTGGAAAGATGATGAAGAG ACAGAAATCAGCAAAAGATACCGGCAGCATATTCCTGCTCCCAAACTGTCACTTCCTGGACATGCAGAGAGCTATAACCCACCACCAGAATATATATTCACAAAAGAAGAG GAGGAGAAATGGAAAGAACAAGAGCCAGAGGAGAGGCGTATGAATTTCATACCACAGAAATTCTCTTCATTACGTAATGTTCCAGCCTTCCGAAGATTCATCAATGAGAGATTTGAAAGGTGTCTAGACTTGTACTTGTGTCCTAGGCAGAAGAAAGTTAGG ATGAGTGTTAATCCGGAAGATCTGATTCCAAAACTGCCGAAACCAAAGGATCTGCAGCCATTCCCTACTACACAGTCAATT ATATACAAAGGTCACACTGGCCTTGTGAGGAGTATCTCTGTGGACCCCAGTGGTCAGTGGCTAGTTTCCGGCTCAGATGACAGTACCATTAGAGTATGGGAGGTAGCAACAGGCAGGTGTATGAAGACGTTACATGTAGAAGGCAGAATTACATGTCTTGCCTGGAATCCTAACCCAGCAGTGTGCCTGGTAGCATGTACATT agAGAAGACTGTGATTATATTTAACCCAGGAATGGGAGACAAATTACAACTTACAAATACAGATAACATGTTGAACTCGTACATCAAACAAGAGGATACACATG ATTCTAAAGTACCAGTGAGCTGGAGTGTTTATGAAGGAAAAGAGTATGCTGATGGCTACAGGCTTAAACTTTCCCATGGTTTT GAAGTGTCACAGGTCACTTGGCATGGAAAGGGAGATTACTTTGCAACAGTGATGCCTAATGGACAATCAAAATCAGTGCTCATACACCAGTTGTCAAGGAGACGATCACAGAATCCATTCTCTAAATCAAAAGGCATAGTGCAGTGTGTCAGATTTCACCCTGTCAGACCTTTCTTGTTTGTTGCT ACACAAAGATATGTGCGTGTTTATAACTTACTGAAGCAAGAGATGAGTAAAAAGCTTGTAACAAATTGTAAATGGGTATCAAGTATGGCTGTACATGCAGACG GAGACAATGTAATAATAGGCGGCTATGACAGCAGATTGAGTtggtttgaccttgacctttcaactaAACCTTACCAAACACTCAA GCATCATAAGAAGGCTATACGTCAAGTATGTTATCATAAGAGATACCCGCTGTTTGCCTCGGCCAGTGATGATTGCTCCCTTATTGTATGTCATGGGATGGTGTATAA